Within the Mucilaginibacter sp. CSA2-8R genome, the region ACATCCAGCAGAGTATTGGTAAAGCCCATAACGGCCGATGTATTTAAACCGCCCGATGTGAAACGCGGGTTTTTGCTCAGTGCAAAATGCGCCCGGTACATCAGCGCCATACCATCCAGGAGAAATAATTTCTTCATCAATCAGAATTTACAGAATTTTAGAATTGGCTAAATCATAGCAATCCCTCTAAACAACAAGTACAAAAATACAATTTAATGGCCGCAAACTTGCTGCACCATTGGGTAAAGAAGAAACAATATCATGGTTTAAGAACCTGCCATTTTATCGGTGAAATCAACACAAAATTACCGAAATCAAACATCCCCCTTTACTTAAAAGCGCAATCGGGCACATGATCATTTACCATGCCGGTAGCCTGCATATAGGCATAGCAAATGGTGGTACCAAAAAACTTGAAACCGCGTTTTTTCATGTTCTTGCTGATAGCATCTGAGATATCCGTGCTCACCGGTATGGTACCGGCCTGATTAACGATTGGTTTGCCACCAGGCATAAAGCTATATAAATAACGGTCGAACGAGCCAAACTCCTGCTGCACTTTAATAAAGTGCTGGGCATTGGCAATGGTGGCATTAATTTTTAACCGGTTACGGATGATGCCAGCATCCTGCATTAGGCGCTCCACATCATCGACGGTAAAAGCGGCCACGGCGTGTACATTAAAGTTGGCAAATGCCTTACGGTAATTTTCGCGGCGGCGTAGAATAGTTATCCAGCTCAAACCGGCCTGCGCCGACTCGAGCACCAAAAACTCAAACAGTACTTTATCATCATGAACCTCTTTTCCCCATTCTTCGTCGTGGTACCGGGTATACAAATCGTCGCCGCCGCACCAGTGGCAGCGTATGGTTGAGGTTTGAGTAATCATATCGCGTTAAAGCTGTTGCGCTAAATTGCTAATATTTTTATCAAAAACAAAAGGCAAACCTGTCGGGATTTGCCTTTGAAAAATTTCGGTTTATAGGTATTGTTTACTGCGCATTCAGCTCATCCCAGTACTCTACCGCACGGCGATAATGGGGTATAACAATGGAGCCGCCTACCAGGTTGGCAATCATGAATATCTCATTCATTTCGGCGTGGTTTACGCCGGCCTCGTGGCATTTGCCTAAGTGGTATTTAATGCAGTCGTCGCAGCGCAATACCATACTGGCTACCAAGCCTAACATTTCTTTGGTTTTTACATCCAGTGCACCGTCGGCATAAGTGGTGGTATCTAAAGCAAAAAAGCGTTTGATATTGGTATTGGCCGATTCCATAATCCTGTCGTTCATTTTTGTACGGTAGGAGTTAAAATCATCTATCAGTTGTCCCATAAATATTGCAATTAATCAAGCTGCAATGTTCGGATAAAAAAGCTGCTTATAAAAGAGTGCATGTTTAAAATGCTGTCATATTGCTGATGTTAAATAATCATGCGCCCGCATTTTATTCTCCCAATAAGGCTTTCAACGTTTCTAAAGTATCAGCCTCTTCTTTAGGCTTGTCATGCCGCCAGCGCAATATCCGCGGAAAGCGTAAAGCTACGCCAGATTTGTGCCGGTTAGATTTATTGATGCCTTCAAAACCTATCTCAAAAACCAATTCGGGTTTGACGGTACGCACCGGGCCAAACTTTTCGAGGGTATTGCGTTTTACAAAGTTATCTACCTTGTTAATTTCGGTATCGGTTAGGCCCGAGTATGCTTTGGCAAAAGGCACCAGTTTATCTCCATCCCATACGGCAAAGGTATAATCGGTATATAGGTCGGCGCGGCGACCATGGCCTTTTTGAGCGTAAACCATTACGGCATCTATTGATAGAGGGTCTATCTTCCATTTCCACCAGTCGCCCCGGCGGCGGCCAACCTGGTAATGGGCATCCTTGCGTTTCAGCATAATACCTTCGGCCACCATCTCTCTGGATTTTTCGCGGATGGTAGTGAGTTCTTCCCAACTATTAAAGTTAATAACTTCCGAAATGCGGAATATCTCCGGATGTTGAGTAACAGTTTGCAGGCCTTCCAATACAGCCCGGCGGTCCACCTGGGTTTTATACCGGATGTCTTCGCCGGCATATTCCAGGCAATCGTAAGCAATTAAAGCTACCGGGCTTTCTTCCAGTATTTTTTTGCTGAGCGTTTTGCGGCCAATACGGGTTTGCAGATTGGCAAAAGGCAAGGGCAACCCGTTTTTAAACGACAGGATTTCACCGTCCAGCACTGTTCCATCAGGCAAATCGTACAAAAAAGGATGCAGTTCCGGGAACTTATCCGTAGCTAAATCCTCACCACGGCTCCAGATAAAAATTTCTCCGTTACGTTTAATCAGTTGGGCGCGTATGCCGTCCCACTTCCATTCGGCTTGCCACTCATCAGCATCACCCAATAAAGCCTGCAAAGCTTCGGGCGATTTTTGTACCGTCGAGGTTTCCTGCACCGGGTAAGCCAAA harbors:
- a CDS encoding DNA-3-methyladenine glycosylase I, with translation MITQTSTIRCHWCGGDDLYTRYHDEEWGKEVHDDKVLFEFLVLESAQAGLSWITILRRRENYRKAFANFNVHAVAAFTVDDVERLMQDAGIIRNRLKINATIANAQHFIKVQQEFGSFDRYLYSFMPGGKPIVNQAGTIPVSTDISDAISKNMKKRGFKFFGTTICYAYMQATGMVNDHVPDCAFK
- a CDS encoding carboxymuconolactone decarboxylase family protein; this encodes MGQLIDDFNSYRTKMNDRIMESANTNIKRFFALDTTTYADGALDVKTKEMLGLVASMVLRCDDCIKYHLGKCHEAGVNHAEMNEIFMIANLVGGSIVIPHYRRAVEYWDELNAQ
- a CDS encoding ATP-dependent DNA ligase, which codes for MKAFAQLFTALDETNKTNEKVKALKDYFACSPDTDKMHMLALFTGRNPKRQINATQFRLWAIEASNIPAWLFEESYHVVGDLAETVALLLPDHENSSNKTLTEWIAEINALDKQPDVEKQHWLTQAWATLNAQERFVFNKILTGSFRVGVSQSLVIKALADVSDLDAATLTHRLMGNWMPSTYQFEELVHTDTALEDVSRPYPFFLAYPVQETSTVQKSPEALQALLGDADEWQAEWKWDGIRAQLIKRNGEIFIWSRGEDLATDKFPELHPFLYDLPDGTVLDGEILSFKNGLPLPFANLQTRIGRKTLSKKILEESPVALIAYDCLEYAGEDIRYKTQVDRRAVLEGLQTVTQHPEIFRISEVINFNSWEELTTIREKSREMVAEGIMLKRKDAHYQVGRRRGDWWKWKIDPLSIDAVMVYAQKGHGRRADLYTDYTFAVWDGDKLVPFAKAYSGLTDTEINKVDNFVKRNTLEKFGPVRTVKPELVFEIGFEGINKSNRHKSGVALRFPRILRWRHDKPKEEADTLETLKALLGE